One genomic region from Ornithinimicrobium flavum encodes:
- the murG gene encoding undecaprenyldiphospho-muramoylpentapeptide beta-N-acetylglucosaminyltransferase, with the protein MTAPLSVVLAGGGTAGHVNPLLATADALRRRLPDVRIIVLGTAEGLETRLVPERGYDLTLVPKVPFPRRPGAAALRFPGNLGRAVAAAATAIRDIDADVVVGFGGYVATPAYLAARRAGVPIVIHEQNARAGLANRLGARFTRRVATTFASTRLPHSTLVGLPLRAEIRDLDRAATREQARAHFGLEADRPTLLVSGGSLGAQRLNEAFAAAGTDLLAAGVQVLHLTGAGKEVEAPAPAADGTRYVALAYTDRMDLAYAAADLAVCRAGAGTVCELAAVGLPAVYVPLPIGNGEQRLNAADLVAAGGGRLVEDAAVSADWVRADVIPLVTDPTTLGRMAQAAAAHGVRDADDRLVDLVLEAAARPGDG; encoded by the coding sequence GTGACCGCACCCCTGTCCGTCGTGCTCGCCGGGGGCGGCACGGCCGGTCACGTCAACCCCCTCCTGGCCACGGCCGACGCGCTGCGCCGACGCCTACCCGACGTGCGGATCATCGTCCTCGGCACCGCGGAGGGCCTGGAGACCCGACTGGTGCCCGAGCGCGGCTACGACCTCACCCTGGTGCCCAAGGTGCCCTTCCCCCGTCGCCCTGGTGCCGCGGCGCTGCGCTTCCCCGGCAACCTCGGCCGGGCCGTCGCGGCGGCCGCCACCGCCATCCGCGACATCGACGCCGACGTGGTCGTTGGCTTCGGCGGCTACGTCGCGACCCCGGCCTACCTCGCGGCCCGTCGCGCCGGGGTGCCGATCGTCATCCACGAGCAGAACGCCCGCGCCGGGCTGGCCAACCGGCTCGGCGCCCGCTTCACCCGGCGGGTCGCCACGACCTTCGCCAGCACCCGCCTGCCGCACTCCACGCTGGTCGGTCTGCCGCTGCGCGCGGAGATCCGCGACCTGGACCGGGCGGCCACCCGCGAGCAGGCCCGCGCGCACTTCGGCCTCGAGGCCGACCGGCCCACCCTGCTCGTCTCGGGCGGCTCGCTCGGCGCCCAGCGGCTCAACGAGGCCTTCGCCGCCGCAGGCACCGACCTGCTGGCCGCCGGGGTGCAGGTGCTGCATCTCACCGGGGCCGGTAAGGAGGTCGAGGCACCAGCGCCCGCGGCCGACGGCACCCGCTACGTCGCGCTCGCCTACACCGACCGGATGGACCTCGCCTACGCCGCCGCCGACCTCGCCGTCTGCCGGGCCGGCGCCGGCACCGTGTGCGAGCTCGCCGCGGTCGGCCTGCCCGCGGTCTACGTCCCGCTGCCCATCGGCAACGGCGAGCAGCGCCTCAACGCCGCCGACCTCGTCGCCGCCGGCGGCGGGCGGCTGGTCGAGGACGCCGCGGTGAGCGCCGACTGGGTGCGGGCGGACGTCATACCGCTGGTCACCGACCCGACCACCCTCGGGCGGATGGCGCAGGCCGCCGCCGCCCACGGGGTGCGCGACGCCGACGACCGGCTCGTCGACCTCGTGCTCGAGGCGGCCGCGCGCCCCGGGGACGGGTGA
- the murC gene encoding UDP-N-acetylmuramate--L-alanine ligase, whose translation MAAPRFDFTAPVPPADELGAVHLIAIGGSGVSGVARMFLARGVEVSGSDRADSPTLRALEAVGARVHVGHDAAHLGRAQTVIISGAIPEDNPELAAARAAGLRVLHRAQGIAALLHGRDALAVAGANGKTTTSALLTTALLAAGVGPGYVVGAPLAATGASADPGAAGAPVVVEADESDGSFLAYHPRVAVVTNVQPDHLDFWGDVEAVEQAYLDFARTIGPGGLLVTSADDPGAARLAERAGAEGITVVRWGGEGADAVLTDVRSEGMRSAGTLTFARDLGPVPAGTSVRVEVPVPGEHNVHNAVAALLAAVVGLGLSLEPVLAGLAGFAGAHRRFERVGRSRDGVEVVDDYAHNAPKVAAVVRAARSAAAGRRLVVAFQPHLFSRTRDFAQGFADGLAAADVVVLVPVYGARETQEQFPAVTSGLLAGLLRDRADAPEVHEVGSLAETAPALAELVSGTDDLVVTVGAGDITGVGPALLSLLDGPSSAGGTDR comes from the coding sequence GTGGCCGCACCCCGCTTCGACTTCACCGCCCCCGTGCCGCCCGCCGACGAGCTCGGCGCGGTGCACCTCATCGCGATCGGCGGCTCCGGCGTGTCCGGGGTGGCCCGGATGTTCCTGGCCCGCGGGGTCGAGGTCTCCGGCTCCGACCGCGCCGACAGCCCCACCCTGCGCGCCCTCGAGGCGGTCGGCGCCCGCGTCCACGTCGGGCACGACGCCGCCCACCTGGGGCGGGCGCAGACGGTGATCATCTCCGGGGCCATCCCGGAGGACAACCCCGAGCTCGCCGCCGCCCGCGCCGCCGGGCTGCGCGTGCTGCACCGCGCCCAGGGGATCGCCGCCCTGCTCCACGGTCGCGACGCGCTGGCCGTGGCCGGCGCCAACGGCAAGACCACCACCAGCGCCCTGCTCACGACGGCCCTGCTCGCGGCCGGGGTCGGGCCCGGCTACGTCGTCGGCGCGCCCCTGGCCGCCACCGGTGCCAGCGCCGACCCGGGTGCCGCCGGTGCCCCCGTCGTCGTCGAGGCCGACGAGAGCGATGGCAGCTTCCTCGCCTACCACCCGCGGGTCGCGGTCGTCACCAACGTCCAGCCCGACCACCTCGACTTCTGGGGCGACGTCGAGGCCGTCGAGCAGGCGTACCTCGACTTCGCCCGCACCATCGGCCCCGGCGGGCTGCTCGTCACCTCCGCGGACGACCCGGGCGCGGCCCGGCTCGCCGAGCGGGCCGGGGCCGAGGGGATCACCGTGGTGCGGTGGGGCGGCGAGGGGGCCGACGCGGTGCTCACCGACGTCCGCAGCGAGGGTATGCGGTCCGCCGGCACCCTGACCTTCGCCCGCGACCTCGGCCCGGTCCCTGCGGGCACGAGCGTGCGGGTGGAGGTGCCGGTGCCGGGGGAGCACAACGTGCACAACGCCGTCGCCGCGCTGCTCGCGGCGGTCGTGGGGCTGGGGCTGTCGCTCGAGCCGGTGCTGGCCGGGTTGGCCGGGTTCGCCGGGGCGCACCGACGCTTCGAGCGGGTCGGCCGGTCCCGGGACGGGGTCGAGGTGGTCGACGACTACGCGCACAACGCGCCGAAGGTGGCCGCGGTGGTCCGGGCCGCCCGCAGCGCGGCGGCCGGGCGACGGCTGGTCGTCGCCTTCCAGCCGCACCTGTTCTCCCGCACCCGGGACTTCGCCCAGGGCTTCGCCGACGGTCTCGCCGCAGCCGACGTGGTCGTGCTCGTGCCGGTCTACGGCGCCCGCGAGACGCAGGAGCAGTTCCCGGCGGTGACCTCCGGTCTGCTGGCCGGGCTGCTGCGGGACCGGGCCGACGCGCCGGAGGTGCACGAGGTCGGGTCGCTGGCGGAGACCGCACCCGCCCTGGCCGAGCTGGTGAGCGGGACCGACGACCTGGTCGTCACCGTCGGCGCCGGCGACATCACCGGTGTCGGTCCGGCGCTGCTCAGCCTGCTGGATGGACCGTCGAGCGCAGGAGGGACCGACCGATGA
- a CDS encoding cell division protein FtsQ/DivIB has product MSRGATMTRAARGATPASTGPTRPGWLGRLHPGARKGAPRGAWGGNRRANVRALLLWSSLVLALAAGMVFLFYFSAAFVVKDLTVTGGREQVRVEAELLAQIPNGRPLARVSEARVRERVLADPRISGVTLEREWPSSVILQITERDPVVALRGGGETWLADAGGKVFEQVEQPSRRLPLITVQGTPPAELAPTTVHGLAELWRLRPDPAVLEGRLGAPRVAHDGEVTMKLDQVTLEWGLPEDNTKKWQVVQALIGQEAVDPQGAAPLRINLRNPDAPVVAGLPEKTD; this is encoded by the coding sequence ATGAGCAGGGGAGCGACGATGACGCGTGCCGCACGGGGTGCCACGCCCGCGTCCACCGGCCCGACGCGGCCGGGATGGCTGGGGCGGCTGCATCCGGGTGCCCGGAAGGGCGCTCCGCGGGGTGCGTGGGGCGGGAACCGCCGGGCCAACGTGCGCGCCCTGCTGCTGTGGAGCTCGCTCGTCCTGGCCCTGGCGGCGGGGATGGTCTTCCTCTTCTACTTCTCCGCGGCCTTCGTCGTGAAGGACCTCACCGTCACCGGCGGCCGTGAGCAGGTGCGGGTCGAGGCCGAGCTGCTCGCGCAGATCCCGAACGGTCGGCCGCTGGCGCGCGTGTCCGAGGCGCGGGTGCGCGAGCGCGTCCTGGCCGACCCGCGGATCTCCGGCGTCACCCTCGAGCGGGAGTGGCCCTCCTCGGTGATCCTGCAGATCACCGAGCGCGACCCGGTCGTGGCGCTGCGCGGCGGCGGGGAGACCTGGCTGGCCGACGCCGGCGGGAAGGTCTTCGAGCAGGTGGAGCAGCCCAGCCGCCGCCTGCCGCTCATCACCGTGCAGGGCACGCCCCCCGCGGAGCTCGCCCCGACGACGGTCCACGGCCTGGCCGAGCTGTGGCGGCTGCGGCCGGACCCGGCCGTCCTGGAGGGGCGCCTGGGCGCGCCGCGGGTGGCGCACGACGGCGAGGTGACCATGAAGCTCGACCAGGTCACGCTCGAGTGGGGGCTGCCCGAGGACAACACGAAGAAGTGGCAGGTCGTGCAGGCCCTTATCGGGCAGGAGGCGGTCGACCCTCAGGGGGCCGCTCCGCTCCGGATCAACCTGCGCAACCCCGACGCCCCGGTCGTCGCGGGTCTGCCCGAGAAGACCGACTGA
- the ftsZ gene encoding cell division protein FtsZ codes for MSAAQNYLAVIKVVGIGGGGVNAINRMIEVGLKGVEFIAINTDAQALLMSDADVKLDVGRELTRGLGAGADPEVGRRAAEDHTEEIEEALRGADMVFVTAGEGGGTGTGGAPVVAKIAKSLGALTIGVVTRPFTFEGRRRANQAETGIASLRDEVDTLIVIPNDRLLSISDRSVSMLDAFRSADQVLLSGVQGITDLITTPGLINLDFADVKSVMQGAGSALMGIGSARGEDRAVQAAELAISSPLLEASIEGAHGVLLSVQGGSDLGLFEINEAARLVQEAAHPEANIIFGAVIDDSLGDEVRVTVIAAGFDGGAPQTRSDERALGQVQGRPQQGQRPVGAPGNGGGQQGMPQGAAPAQSQQHSTQPVQQQPTQQAPAQVPQQQPAQAVPQQQPAAPTQQRPPVQQPPRQVIFEDGDDLDVPDFLK; via the coding sequence GTGTCCGCAGCGCAGAACTACCTGGCCGTCATCAAGGTCGTCGGCATCGGAGGTGGTGGTGTCAACGCCATCAACCGGATGATCGAGGTCGGCCTCAAGGGTGTCGAGTTCATCGCCATCAACACCGACGCCCAGGCCCTGCTGATGAGCGACGCCGACGTCAAGCTCGACGTGGGCCGCGAGCTGACCCGCGGCCTCGGTGCGGGCGCCGACCCCGAGGTCGGCCGCCGGGCGGCGGAGGACCACACCGAGGAGATCGAGGAGGCGCTGCGCGGTGCCGACATGGTCTTCGTCACCGCGGGTGAGGGTGGCGGCACGGGCACCGGCGGCGCGCCGGTCGTCGCGAAGATCGCCAAGTCGCTGGGGGCGCTCACCATCGGTGTCGTGACCCGCCCGTTCACCTTCGAGGGCCGCCGGCGCGCCAACCAGGCCGAGACCGGCATCGCGAGCCTGCGCGACGAGGTCGACACCCTCATCGTCATCCCGAACGACCGGCTGCTGTCGATCTCGGACCGCTCGGTCTCCATGCTTGACGCCTTCCGCAGCGCCGACCAGGTCCTGCTCTCCGGTGTTCAGGGGATCACCGACCTCATCACCACCCCCGGCCTGATCAACCTCGACTTCGCCGACGTGAAGTCGGTCATGCAGGGCGCCGGCTCGGCTCTCATGGGCATCGGCTCCGCCCGCGGCGAGGACCGTGCGGTCCAGGCTGCCGAGCTCGCGATCTCGAGCCCCCTGCTGGAGGCGAGCATCGAGGGCGCCCACGGCGTGCTGCTCTCGGTGCAGGGTGGCAGCGACCTCGGCCTCTTCGAGATCAACGAGGCCGCCCGCCTGGTGCAGGAGGCCGCACACCCCGAGGCCAACATCATCTTCGGCGCGGTCATCGACGACTCCCTCGGCGACGAGGTGCGCGTCACCGTCATCGCCGCCGGCTTCGACGGCGGCGCGCCGCAGACCCGCTCCGACGAGCGCGCGCTCGGTCAGGTGCAGGGCCGCCCGCAGCAGGGTCAGCGCCCCGTCGGCGCCCCCGGCAACGGCGGCGGCCAGCAGGGGATGCCCCAGGGCGCCGCCCCGGCCCAGTCGCAGCAGCACAGCACCCAGCCCGTCCAGCAGCAGCCGACCCAGCAGGCCCCAGCCCAGGTCCCGCAGCAGCAGCCCGCCCAGGCGGTGCCGCAGCAGCAGCCCGCGGCCCCGACCCAGCAGCGCCCCCCGGTGCAGCAGCCCCCGCGCCAGGTCATTTTCGAGGACGGCGACGACCTCGACGTGCCCGACTTCCTCAAGTAG
- a CDS encoding Flp family type IVb pilin, translating into MAAIFYTLATLKARLVEADKERGATAVEYGIMVAAIAAVIIGIVFTIGEDLLAVFTDVSGRLGGVAETE; encoded by the coding sequence ATGGCTGCCATCTTCTACACCCTCGCCACCCTGAAGGCTCGCCTCGTCGAGGCCGACAAGGAGCGCGGCGCCACCGCCGTCGAGTACGGCATCATGGTCGCCGCTATCGCGGCTGTCATCATCGGCATTGTGTTCACCATCGGGGAAGACCTGCTTGCGGTGTTCACGGACGTCTCAGGCCGGCTTGGTGGTGTCGCAGAGACCGAGTGA
- a CDS encoding pilus assembly protein TadG-related protein has protein sequence MALTLLVLVGFTGLGVDVTSAYAKSQEVQNAADAAALGTAQHCAQEGVVCTDGSEEVRVTDLAQGNVRLQTVTASDTYPTSNRVTVEVSVEHENYFAGAVGFPSFTVVREATAEWFTPTAGSVLPLTISMCSFLEQTSGEPDLGEIIEIWQPQGGGGSGGGGGGGGSEDSAYCGWHEYYPPGGFGWLLPDDTTTCEVDIILDDGTGEPDEPGMPGMDPPNCISTALAPLQDGPMTVLLPIFDAREASGGNAEYRLVRFAALELHGIEFQTKPDIPTGFTCLEPKPPNPPEASPGRYYADTCLRGQFGGWVELGDDFSGEGPPSEISVIRLVDPGFAG, from the coding sequence GTGGCCCTCACGCTGCTGGTCCTGGTGGGCTTCACCGGCCTCGGAGTGGACGTGACCTCGGCCTACGCCAAGTCCCAAGAGGTCCAGAACGCCGCTGATGCCGCTGCGCTCGGCACCGCCCAGCATTGCGCGCAAGAGGGGGTGGTCTGCACTGATGGCTCGGAGGAGGTGCGAGTGACGGACCTGGCCCAAGGGAACGTCCGTCTGCAGACAGTGACCGCGTCAGACACCTACCCGACTAGCAACCGGGTGACGGTCGAGGTTAGCGTCGAGCACGAGAACTATTTCGCCGGGGCCGTCGGGTTTCCGTCCTTCACGGTGGTGCGCGAGGCGACCGCCGAGTGGTTCACACCGACTGCGGGTTCGGTCCTGCCACTGACGATTTCGATGTGTAGCTTCTTGGAGCAAACCTCGGGCGAACCCGATCTGGGCGAAATCATCGAGATCTGGCAGCCGCAGGGTGGCGGCGGCAGTGGTGGGGGTGGCGGTGGCGGCGGGTCAGAGGACTCTGCGTACTGCGGCTGGCACGAGTACTACCCCCCAGGTGGGTTCGGATGGTTGCTGCCTGACGACACCACGACCTGCGAGGTTGACATCATTCTTGATGATGGCACAGGGGAGCCGGACGAGCCCGGAATGCCCGGGATGGATCCGCCCAACTGCATCAGCACGGCCCTGGCTCCCCTGCAGGATGGGCCTATGACTGTCCTCCTGCCCATCTTCGATGCGAGAGAGGCCAGTGGCGGCAATGCGGAGTACCGTCTGGTGCGGTTCGCGGCTCTCGAACTTCACGGTATCGAGTTTCAGACGAAACCCGACATTCCAACCGGGTTCACCTGCCTGGAGCCCAAGCCCCCCAATCCGCCAGAAGCGTCCCCGGGTAGGTACTATGCCGATACGTGCCTCCGAGGGCAGTTCGGTGGCTGGGTGGAACTGGGCGATGACTTCAGTGGAGAAGGACCGCCATCAGAGATATCTGTCATTCGACTCGTCGATCCCGGGTTTGCCGGTTAA
- the cpaB gene encoding Flp pilus assembly protein CpaB, which translates to MIKRVIAAVAALSLAAIGILLVINYANRADERALADQETVDVLVATETISQGARADELGDTVEVRQIPRAYVVQDAVEAVEDLEDRVTQREIRADEQLSTGLFVPVDELRRQGAFVLPEEAETLHQLTVNIPNPRALGGSIAAGDLVGVFSTFEVEPPSGWTVDESGALVWDDEQASNQGDTAGEGDEGEQGSTNSDDTITYTDLLLDKVLVVRVEGGYVAAQEDGQDAGAADTVHVTLAVEPQDAARVIFAMETGSLWLTFAPEDAEDADVDAVVPALPSQVIGVIE; encoded by the coding sequence GTGATCAAGCGTGTCATTGCGGCTGTTGCTGCACTGTCGCTCGCCGCAATCGGCATCCTTCTCGTCATCAACTACGCCAACCGGGCGGACGAGCGTGCGCTGGCGGATCAGGAGACCGTTGACGTCTTGGTGGCGACGGAGACCATCTCCCAAGGAGCTAGGGCCGACGAGCTGGGGGACACAGTCGAGGTGCGGCAGATCCCTCGTGCCTACGTGGTCCAAGACGCAGTAGAAGCCGTGGAGGACCTAGAGGATCGGGTCACGCAACGGGAGATCCGGGCGGACGAGCAACTGAGCACAGGTCTGTTCGTCCCTGTAGACGAGTTGCGCCGGCAGGGGGCCTTCGTCCTCCCGGAGGAGGCAGAGACCCTCCACCAGCTGACTGTCAACATCCCCAACCCGCGGGCACTGGGAGGCAGCATTGCGGCTGGTGACCTTGTCGGTGTCTTCAGCACCTTCGAGGTGGAGCCACCCAGCGGTTGGACCGTCGATGAGAGTGGTGCCCTCGTCTGGGACGACGAACAGGCGAGCAACCAAGGCGACACCGCCGGCGAGGGTGACGAGGGGGAGCAGGGATCAACGAACTCCGACGACACGATCACGTACACCGACCTGCTGCTGGACAAGGTGCTGGTTGTGCGGGTGGAAGGTGGCTACGTCGCCGCCCAGGAGGATGGCCAGGACGCTGGCGCTGCGGACACGGTCCACGTGACCTTGGCCGTGGAGCCCCAGGACGCTGCCAGAGTCATCTTCGCCATGGAGACCGGAAGCTTGTGGCTGACCTTCGCACCGGAGGACGCTGAGGATGCAGATGTGGACGCGGTGGTCCCGGCACTTCCCTCCCAGGTGATCGGAGTCATCGAATGA
- a CDS encoding AAA family ATPase, whose product MSTIIVATDSRSLSRSIRLAGTDDELMVITRDQVPAGAAQLLALADDPEAVRTVILDGGGDAETEGRVLQLASRMQQSHPQVSVVLVTPRGEEIALQALRSGVRDVLPPEPPLEDVRWVLRRAAESAQAFATGHAPGDTFTGRVIAVASPKGGVGKTTIATHLAAALAQHSPTGTVLVDLDVQFGDVAAALNLDPTYTLGDVLSGPVATDAIALKSLLTQHESGLYVLPGVRNPAEADHIGTEHISRLLGTLKREFRYVILDTAPGLHEQTLAALDQATDVVLVCGLDVPSVRGMRKELDLLHELDLEPLNIHVVVNMADKSGGLSVADVAATLGRKVDVVLPRSTKLLRATNAGEPLVISNPRDPVSKDLTALAGRFAPLGAGSAGRQHRGLLSR is encoded by the coding sequence ATGAGCACCATCATCGTTGCCACCGACTCCCGGAGCCTGTCCCGGTCAATCCGCCTCGCCGGAACCGACGACGAGCTCATGGTGATCACCCGGGATCAGGTCCCCGCCGGCGCAGCGCAACTCCTGGCGCTGGCGGACGATCCCGAAGCTGTGCGTACCGTCATCCTCGACGGTGGCGGTGACGCAGAGACCGAGGGGCGCGTGCTACAGCTCGCTTCCCGGATGCAGCAGTCGCACCCCCAGGTGAGCGTCGTCCTGGTGACGCCGCGGGGTGAGGAGATTGCCCTCCAGGCCCTTCGCAGCGGCGTGCGCGACGTGCTGCCCCCCGAGCCGCCCCTCGAGGACGTCCGGTGGGTCCTTCGTCGAGCCGCAGAGTCAGCCCAGGCCTTCGCCACCGGGCACGCCCCCGGCGACACCTTCACGGGCCGGGTCATCGCTGTCGCCTCGCCCAAGGGCGGCGTGGGCAAGACCACGATCGCCACCCACCTGGCCGCCGCACTGGCCCAGCACTCGCCGACCGGGACAGTGCTGGTGGACCTCGACGTGCAGTTCGGAGATGTCGCAGCCGCGCTAAATCTCGACCCCACTTACACCCTGGGCGACGTGCTCTCCGGCCCGGTCGCCACGGACGCCATCGCCCTGAAGAGCCTGCTGACTCAGCACGAGTCGGGACTCTACGTCCTGCCGGGCGTCCGCAACCCGGCCGAGGCGGACCACATCGGCACCGAGCACATCTCCCGCCTGCTGGGGACGCTCAAGCGGGAGTTCCGCTACGTCATCCTCGACACCGCCCCAGGGCTGCACGAGCAGACGCTCGCGGCGCTCGACCAGGCCACGGACGTCGTGCTGGTCTGCGGCCTGGACGTGCCCAGCGTTCGGGGGATGCGCAAGGAACTGGACCTGCTCCACGAGCTGGACCTCGAGCCGCTGAACATCCACGTCGTCGTGAACATGGCCGACAAGTCTGGAGGGCTCAGCGTGGCCGACGTGGCCGCCACCCTCGGTCGCAAGGTCGACGTGGTCCTGCCGCGCAGCACCAAACTGCTCCGTGCGACGAACGCCGGGGAGCCCCTGGTCATCAGCAATCCACGTGATCCGGTCAGCAAGGACCTCACCGCACTGGCGGGCCGGTTCGCACCCCTCGGCGCGGGAAGTGCCGGCCGCCAGCACCGGGGGCTTTTGAGCCGATGA
- a CDS encoding CpaF family protein has product MNLSERLRRAQASGPMAGPPTVAAEPTSAPLAPPAAVGAPPQTPAPEPVTTPPEGLKEAQPPPRQSDALAGLKADARDQLFTRLGNRLTDTSMDEKALRALVMREVNGLVNSSSVPLRAEERRRLVAEIADDVLGYGPLQKLLDDDDVTEIMVNGHENVYIEQDGLLRRVDVQFSSDEHLRRVIERIVGRVGRRIDESSPMVDARLEDGSRVNAVISPLAVSGATLTIRKFGKVPLRAEDLVARGSMSAQMVQLLRACVEAKLNVLVTGGTGTGKTTLLNVLSSFIPARERIVTIEDAVELQLQQDHVVRLESRPRNIEGQGEVTIRDLVRNSLRMRPDRIIVGEVRGGESLDMLQAMNTGHEGSLSTLHANTPRDAIARLETMVLMAGMDLPLRAIREQIASAVDVIVHLNRLRDGTRRVTAITEVQGMEGDIVTLQDAFAFDYAAGVDPNGRFLGHAIPTGVRPLFTDRFAEQGVQLPPGIFEDVFIARGRR; this is encoded by the coding sequence ATGAATCTCAGCGAACGGTTGCGCCGAGCCCAGGCGTCGGGTCCGATGGCAGGGCCCCCGACGGTGGCGGCTGAACCGACATCAGCGCCTCTCGCGCCTCCCGCGGCGGTCGGTGCCCCGCCGCAGACGCCAGCCCCCGAGCCTGTGACGACGCCCCCGGAGGGCCTGAAGGAGGCCCAGCCTCCACCTCGACAGTCGGACGCACTGGCCGGCCTGAAGGCGGACGCCCGGGACCAGCTCTTCACCCGGCTGGGCAACCGGTTGACCGACACCTCCATGGACGAGAAGGCCCTGCGCGCCCTTGTCATGCGCGAGGTGAACGGGCTGGTCAACAGCAGCAGCGTGCCGCTGAGGGCCGAGGAGCGGCGTCGTCTGGTCGCGGAGATCGCGGACGACGTCCTGGGCTACGGCCCGCTGCAGAAGCTTCTCGACGACGATGATGTCACCGAGATCATGGTTAACGGCCATGAGAACGTCTACATCGAGCAGGACGGGCTGCTCCGGCGGGTCGACGTGCAGTTCTCCTCCGACGAGCATCTGCGCCGGGTGATCGAGCGCATCGTCGGGCGGGTCGGGCGCCGGATCGACGAGTCGTCCCCCATGGTGGACGCGCGGCTGGAGGACGGCTCCCGGGTCAACGCGGTGATCTCGCCGCTCGCCGTCTCTGGGGCCACCCTGACGATTCGCAAGTTCGGCAAGGTGCCGCTGCGGGCCGAGGACCTCGTCGCCAGGGGCAGCATGTCCGCGCAGATGGTCCAGCTGCTGCGCGCCTGCGTGGAGGCCAAGCTCAACGTCCTCGTGACGGGCGGCACCGGCACCGGGAAGACCACCCTGCTCAACGTCCTCTCGTCCTTCATCCCCGCCCGAGAGCGCATCGTCACCATCGAGGACGCCGTCGAGCTCCAGCTCCAGCAGGACCACGTGGTCCGGCTCGAGAGCCGGCCCCGCAACATCGAGGGCCAGGGTGAGGTCACCATCCGCGACCTGGTCCGCAACTCGCTCCGGATGCGACCCGACCGGATCATCGTCGGCGAGGTCCGAGGCGGGGAGAGCCTCGACATGCTCCAGGCCATGAACACCGGGCACGAGGGTTCCTTGTCTACCCTGCACGCCAACACCCCTCGCGATGCCATCGCCAGACTGGAGACGATGGTGCTCATGGCCGGTATGGACCTGCCGTTGCGAGCCATCCGCGAGCAGATCGCCTCTGCGGTCGACGTCATCGTGCACCTCAACCGGCTGCGGGACGGCACCCGACGTGTGACCGCTATCACCGAGGTGCAGGGTATGGAGGGTGACATCGTCACCCTCCAGGACGCGTTCGCCTTCGACTACGCCGCCGGGGTGGACCCCAACGGCCGCTTCCTGGGCCACGCCATCCCTACCGGTGTACGTCCACTCTTCACCGACCGGTTCGCCGAGCAGGGCGTGCAGCTGCCCCCGGGCATCTTCGAGGACGTCTTCATCGCTCGAGGTCGACGGTGA
- a CDS encoding type II secretion system F family protein yields the protein MGLAGVVIALLLALPNRRLPHDRRRHGAEETSAVTRAAGVATGWIGRRLDQGGRGRRWADALNLAGIRMDVADFVLVVGAAMLAAFALGLVVQGLILAVLLAVVTLIAVLFWVSIRADMRRTRFADQIDDVVTLLASNMRAGHSLVQGLHFVAQEVEDPAAGELARIVNEARVGRDLNASLAETAERMDSDDFRWIGQAIMIHRQVGGNLAEVLDTVGETVRERGQIRRQVRALAAEGKLSAIILMALPFVMTGLLILVNPTYIGVLVQSTLGWAMIFAGVIMLTLGGLWLRKVIEVKF from the coding sequence GTGGGTCTGGCGGGAGTGGTGATCGCGCTCCTGCTGGCCCTGCCGAACCGCAGGCTGCCGCACGATCGGCGTCGGCATGGGGCAGAGGAGACCTCGGCGGTCACGCGTGCTGCGGGCGTCGCCACCGGTTGGATCGGGAGGCGGCTGGACCAGGGTGGGAGGGGCCGCCGGTGGGCCGATGCTCTCAACCTCGCCGGCATCCGCATGGACGTCGCCGACTTCGTCCTGGTGGTCGGGGCCGCGATGCTTGCCGCCTTCGCCCTCGGGCTCGTGGTGCAAGGTCTGATCCTGGCTGTGCTGCTGGCCGTGGTCACCCTCATCGCCGTCCTGTTCTGGGTGTCGATCCGGGCTGACATGCGTCGGACCCGGTTCGCAGACCAGATCGACGATGTCGTCACATTGCTCGCGAGCAACATGCGGGCGGGGCACTCCCTGGTCCAGGGCCTGCACTTCGTCGCCCAGGAGGTCGAGGACCCGGCCGCCGGGGAGCTGGCTCGCATCGTCAACGAGGCCAGGGTCGGACGTGACCTCAATGCCTCCCTGGCCGAGACCGCCGAGCGGATGGACAGCGACGACTTCCGCTGGATCGGGCAGGCGATCATGATCCACCGACAGGTGGGTGGCAACCTCGCCGAGGTCCTTGACACGGTGGGCGAGACGGTCAGGGAGCGGGGGCAGATCCGGCGGCAGGTGCGGGCACTGGCCGCCGAAGGAAAGCTGTCCGCGATCATCCTCATGGCACTGCCGTTCGTGATGACCGGACTGCTCATCCTGGTCAACCCCACCTACATCGGCGTCCTGGTCCAGTCCACGTTGGGTTGGGCGATGATCTTCGCTGGGGTCATCATGCTCACCCTGGGTGGGCTCTGGCTGCGCAAGGTGATCGAGGTGAAGTTCTGA